A single region of the Xenopus laevis strain J_2021 chromosome 4L, Xenopus_laevis_v10.1, whole genome shotgun sequence genome encodes:
- the irx5.L gene encoding iroquois-class homeodomain protein irx-5 (The RefSeq protein has 3 substitutions compared to this genomic sequence), whose product MSYPQGYLYQPSASLALYSCPAYSTTVISGPRTDELGRSPSGSAFSPYAGSTAFTASSAGFSSPLQYSGDPAAAFTSYVGSPYDHSAGMAGSLEYHPYAAPLGIYAYGDPAYRKNASRDATATLKAWLNEHRKNPYPTKGEKIMLAIITKMTLTQVSTWFANARRRLKKENKMTWTPRNRSEDEDDDENIDLEKNEEDDPSKLEENGNQDGDAGDQKRSPDGVDFVRLEGEVHLGKELDQTRNNSELNELDERNGHLSNSSSPPTPPLCPPDQSPQAQEDQNLHGHTHQSIQQLLHHSNQPHPLDLVNRNTSVQHGPVTNNATSVIHSPPASTSKPKLWSLAEIATSSDKVKERSNAAEVAGTTAAKSMVVSASSPSRSPSAQCHFPNNTVLSRPLYYSIPFYPGYTNYGTFSHLHSHHGPSSSVNSTYHFNGINQPVLNKAEGLAKECKHISQSQDDLNKGTPYEMKKGMSSI is encoded by the exons ATGTCCTATCCGCAGGGCTACTTGTACCAACCATCTGCTTCTTTGGCTCTGTACTCCTGTCCTGCTTACAGCACCACTGTCATCTCTGGACCCAGGACTGATGAGCTGGGGAGGTCCCCTTCTGGCTCTGCCTTCTCACCTTACGCTGGATCTACAGCTTTTACTGCCAGCTCCGCTGGCTTCAGCTCTCCCCTCCAGTACAGCGGGGACCCAGCTGCTGCCTTTACTTCCTATGTG GGCTCTCCATATGATCACAGCGCTGGCATGGCTGGATCATTAGAATATCACCCGTATGCTGCCCCTTTGGGAACTTACGCTTATGGCGACCCAGCTTATAGGAAAAATGCCACCAGGGATGCAACTGCCACTTTGAAGGCGTGGCTTAACGAACACAGGAAAAATCCTTACCCAACAAAGGGCGAGAAAATTATGCTGGCTATCATTACCAAGATGACCCTAACTCAAGTGTCCACCTGGTTTGCTAATGCAAGGAGGagactaaaaaaagaaaataaaatgacatgGACTCCGAGGAACAGGAGTGAGGATGAGGATGATGACGAAAATATCGATCTGGAAAAAAACGAAGAAGATGACCCAAGTAAACTTGAAGAAAATGGGAACCAAGATGGAGATGCAG GGGATCAAAAGAGGAGTCCTGATGGGGTCGATTTTGTCCGGTTAGAAGGCGAAGTACATCTGGGTAAGGAGTTGGACCAGACAAGGAACAATTCTGAACTGAACGAATTAGATGAAAGAAATGGTCATCTGTCCAATAGCTCTTCTCCCCCCACTCCACCTCTGTGCCCTCCAGATCAGTCTCCGCAGGCCCAAGAAGATCAGAATTTGCATGGTCACACCCACCAGTCAATCCAGCAACTACTTCACCACAGTAACCAGCCTCATCCATTAGACCTGGTAAATAGGAACACTTCTGTCCAACATGGCCCAGTCACCAACAATGCCACCTCAGTTATCCACTCTCCACCAGCTTCCACCTCAAAGCCTAAACTCTGGTCCTTGGCAGAGATAGCAACTTCTTCGGACAAAGTCAAAGAAAGAAGCAATGCTGCTGAAGTAGCAGGGACCACTCCAGCTAAGTCTATGGTTGTTAGTGCCTCTTCTCCATCTAGATCTCCTTCGGCACAGTGCCATTTCCCCAACAACACCGTTTTGTCTCGCCCCCTTTATTACAGCATCCCCTTTTACCCTGGCTATACGAACTATGGCACGTTCAGTCACCTTCACAGCCACCATGGACCTAGCTCATCGGTTAACAGCACTTATCATTTCAATGGAATAAACCAGCCTGTATTAAACAAAGCCGAGGGTTTGGCCAAAGAGTGCAAACATATAAGCCAGTCCCAAGATGACCTAAATAAAGGCACGCCTTATGAAATGAAGAAAGGTATGTCTAGCATTTAA